A genome region from Cognatishimia activa includes the following:
- a CDS encoding class I SAM-dependent methyltransferase, which produces MPDPFQDVDAAGEEFISSFADSMDERQSDPTMELIVASYLSKLTFPEDSLTVEVGCGAGAVTRRVAERANPARVIGFEPSHGFVKEAKARVTGHGNVTFEVADGASLPLKDESVDNLIMHTVLTHVEDPTPLLIEASRVLKTGGVLVVCDADFSKASLGNFPYDPLDACAKIFVREFVTDPHAVAKLQKLVSDAGFNVEDFSFQSRSVLDNDQMLPWVVETGKVLMERGEISQELHDGLVSEYRRRARNGTLYGYQVFATLIGRRG; this is translated from the coding sequence ATGCCAGACCCGTTTCAAGATGTTGATGCAGCAGGCGAAGAGTTTATTTCGTCTTTCGCGGACTCAATGGATGAACGCCAGTCCGATCCTACAATGGAATTGATAGTTGCGAGCTACTTGAGCAAGCTCACGTTTCCAGAGGACAGCTTGACTGTTGAGGTTGGATGCGGTGCGGGGGCTGTCACCCGCCGCGTAGCAGAAAGAGCAAACCCAGCTCGCGTTATTGGTTTCGAGCCATCGCATGGCTTCGTCAAAGAGGCCAAGGCGCGGGTCACAGGCCACGGCAACGTCACGTTTGAAGTCGCAGATGGTGCGTCACTGCCGCTGAAGGATGAAAGCGTCGACAACCTAATCATGCATACTGTTCTGACGCATGTAGAAGACCCGACTCCACTATTGATAGAGGCCTCGCGCGTATTGAAGACCGGCGGGGTACTAGTCGTTTGCGATGCTGATTTTTCGAAAGCGTCTCTTGGAAATTTCCCATATGACCCGCTCGATGCATGCGCAAAGATATTTGTTCGGGAATTCGTCACAGACCCGCATGCGGTGGCCAAACTTCAGAAGCTCGTTTCCGATGCTGGATTCAACGTCGAGGACTTCAGCTTTCAGAGCCGCAGCGTGCTTGACAACGACCAAATGCTCCCCTGGGTGGTAGAAACGGGCAAAGTGCTGATGGAGCGAGGGGAAATCAGCCAGGAACTGCATGATGGGCTGGTTTCAGAATACCGTCGACGCGCGCGCAATGGTACTTTGTATGGCTATCAGGTCTTCGCAACTCTTATCGGCCGAAGAGGATAA
- a CDS encoding homocysteine S-methyltransferase family protein, giving the protein MSIYRDTFLPSNADLFLAYVGMETDLIFNQGVDLPGFASYPLLKTTEGRKLLEGYLKDLIALGKETHSGVILESPTWVANRDRGAAIGYDFGELKQLNQDAIAMMAAVRAASDHAPTIISANIGPRDDAYAPEAQMSADEAERYHSEQIAVLADTDVDVISGYTLAYPSEAIGIVRAARRFELPVVISFTVETDGRLPTGASLEDAISEVDGATDNYAAYYMINCAHPEHFSGVLEVAPWMQRVGGIIANASRCSHAELDEAEELDDGNPTELGEQLSDIRRRFPQIQVLGGCCGTDMRHMKQIVSASRTP; this is encoded by the coding sequence ATGTCAATCTACCGAGATACTTTCCTTCCCAGCAATGCCGATCTTTTTTTGGCCTACGTCGGGATGGAAACCGACCTAATATTCAATCAGGGCGTCGATTTGCCCGGCTTTGCTTCATACCCGCTTTTGAAAACCACGGAGGGTCGAAAGCTTCTCGAGGGATATCTGAAAGACCTGATCGCTCTGGGCAAGGAAACGCATTCTGGTGTCATCCTTGAAAGCCCGACATGGGTGGCAAACCGGGACCGCGGAGCTGCAATTGGGTATGACTTCGGCGAACTCAAGCAGCTTAATCAAGACGCAATCGCCATGATGGCGGCAGTTCGTGCAGCAAGCGACCATGCTCCGACAATCATCAGTGCGAATATCGGACCACGCGACGATGCATACGCGCCTGAAGCGCAAATGAGCGCGGATGAGGCGGAACGCTATCATTCGGAGCAAATAGCCGTACTGGCAGACACAGATGTGGATGTGATCAGCGGATACACTTTGGCGTACCCATCTGAGGCGATTGGTATCGTCAGGGCGGCACGCAGGTTTGAGCTTCCGGTGGTCATTTCTTTCACTGTGGAAACAGACGGACGGTTGCCAACCGGCGCGTCGCTTGAGGATGCAATATCAGAGGTCGACGGTGCGACTGATAACTATGCAGCCTACTACATGATCAACTGTGCGCATCCTGAGCATTTCTCGGGAGTCCTCGAAGTCGCACCGTGGATGCAGCGCGTGGGAGGTATCATTGCCAATGCGTCACGCTGCAGCCATGCCGAACTGGACGAAGCTGAAGAACTGGACGACGGCAATCCGACCGAGTTGGGTGAGCAGTTGTCTGATATCAGGCGGCGCTTTCCTCAAATTCAGGTTTTAGGAGGGTGTTGCGGCACCGACATGCGCCACATGAAGCAGATCGTAAGCGCCTCCCGGACACCTTAA